CTTACTCTTACCTCTTGAGATCGATCCGACAAACAGCAGAAATTGACAACTATGGGATTGGGGAGTAAAAGTGCTCTCAGTCTTCGACTCATCCTGCAGTTTTTGTTGTTGGTTTTCGCATCTCGTACGTTTTCGAAATATTGATATTACATTAGAattcttgttttcttaattttttgaatgaaaattgatgatgTTTATGCAGAAGAGTGTATGGGGAGAACATGTCGATCAGCAAGTGTGAATTTCAAAGGATTCTGCTTCGTGGATCAGAACTGCAGGATTGTGTGCTCACAGGAAGGGTTTACGGATGGCCGCTGCGAAGGAATCTGGCGCCGCTGCGTCTGTGAAAAGCCTTGTGACTCATCGCCCtcatcaccatcaccatcgTCATTAGATATCTATTatgatgattaattaatttctagcTAAACCACATTCATGAttatgttcaaatttaaattgatattggtattaatcaaatatttatgataattctGAGTTATTAACAAGCCTTCCTGCAATTCAACTTAAGTATAAAGATGatcatttaatttgtttttttttctttatatatatatatatatgtaagatgGATAAACCCCTTTAGGATTTCTCCAAAAATTGAATCCTAACAACTATTATAGCAACAAAGGGTACTCAACCTTTTGGATAAATTTACAGGTCAAGATAtacaaaataacaatattacaaattataacaaatataattacaaatgtaGAAATAAAATGTTCTAAGGCTAAGATAGCCAGATTCAGAAGGGATAAATGGTCACAAGGCAACACACCCGCACAACCTACAAATTGCTTCACACAGATAGCCAACCACACAAGATTTTCGGTCACTAAGACCCCCTCAACTTTTCTGGTTTCTAAATACCCACTACAAAAGTTCTCCTTAAGTTCACAAAGAACTTTTTACAGTAAGATgtaaggaggaagaagaaatgtCAGTCGGGTATCCATGGCTAGGGCCAAGATCCCCATTTAAAAGGTCAAGACATTAAAGaggtgaagaagaagaagagtcAGATGAGGAGTTCCAAAGCTATCATAGAAATAAGACGAGGGAAACCATGCGACACAgtgaaaagagagagaggccCGGTAAGACAAAGATGAGAGGCAAGAGAAAGAACGAGAGAATTTGGATTAAGTTTAGTAGATATAGGTTAGAATCTGGATCTGATCACGGGCCGAGTGGTGGGCCAGATAATGGGCCAATAAGTGGGTTGGGTTGAGAGCCATCCTAGTGGGTAGTGGGTGTGGACCTTTATTTAATCTGGGCCTACCAAAATTAGGTCATGGgccaaatattatttacaatatatttatatatatatatacaatttgaACTAATAATCTCCAAATAAAAGGTACAAATTAAAGTGTAATTTTCTGTTTGCTTTATTAGTTTTAATGAAGTCTCCAATTTCAgacatttataataataataataagaaagaagaaaaaacacacTAAAGAAAAGAGTTGATGAGATGAACGTGTCGCATTGCATGTAATAAGTTGGACATCTGTAGTTGGCCCTCGAACAAAACGTGATATTCACTCTCACTCCCCGAATACATccatctatatatgtatgcgctaccctctctctttctctgcATCTACACTCGAGAGTTCagacatatatacatatatataaagagcTGAGAGAGAGGAAGGACAGTGAGAGGTATATTCAGATAGCTTGGGTTATGGAGAAAAAAATCGGGCAGTGGAGTGGTGGAGCCGCGACGGCGTGCCTTGTGTTCCTGCTGTTGCTCTTGGCCTCCCGTGCGTGAGACACACAAATTACTTTAatgttttctctcttctttacTAATTAATGTTTATTGATATATGATAATTGGTTTgatgttaattaataatgtacgTACAGGAGAGGGAATAATGGTGGAGGGGAGGACTTGCGAGTCGCAGAGCCATGGGTTCAAGGGTCGGTGCGTCAGCAGCCACAACTGCGGGCTGGTGTGCAGGAATGAGGGTTTCACCGATGGCTGGTGCCGTGGCTTCCGCGGCCGCTGTTTCTGCACCAGGCCCTGCTGATGAACATCATCCATTCCCCACCCCCAACTTGCCTTCTCTATATATACTTCAATTTCCATGTACTCCACAGCACAACTCCCTGGATTGGGTTCTCTCTCTTCCTGTTTGTCTGCTATGAcaaatatgtgtgtgtggtttaaaattaatcaaaacaataattattaatgctGTTGCATTCGCTAATCATCCTGGTATCTCTTTCCTTAACATTATGGATAAAAATGGAATTTCTCATGTTGGTGGGTGCAATTTTCACCATCACTCCCACAAGGAATTGGACTctgtttttaatttgttggtcgttaaaacaaaataacaattaGATTTAAGACTTAAGATAATAGTCGCATTATGGTCTACTTCAGTTCTCGAAAAAGGTGTAAGACTGTTAACTATCAGCAGTAAGACTACCTACGGACGTAGACCTAAGTGGGAACGAGAATGTATCCCATCATACATCATTTAATTCGTCAAATACAACaacatttcatttaattaacgggtaaattgcaatctaCCCTCCGGTACACTATGTTTAACATGAACTCTCATTCAGTTAAAGTGTAGGAATTTCCACGCGCAACCGAGTATTTGATTGTACAACTGTTCCGAGTTTCCGACATTATATGCCACAACCATCTGTCAAGCTGAAAATCAATGTTGCTAAAATGCAGATTGGGCTGACAAAAAGATGATGAGCTTTTCGGTATCTTCAATTAAATGGAAGGATATAAAAATCCAAGGGAAGATGATATGTCCTGATACACCTAAAGCAATTAAGTAGAAAGTTTCATTAATGTCTCAGAGAGTTCCTACATGCTTTATATTAGTTCATGACAGGTTTCTGCATTAGTACTCCAATGCTCTCCAACACCACAAGTGATTGGCGTGTAATGTAATAGATGATCAATGGGTTGGTTGTTTCCACTACCTCGGAATACCTCTAAATACGTAGTTAAAGAGAAGAACACATACCTCGGAATGCCCAGACTTCCGTCGGCCAAGATGTTGCCTGCAGCAgcactgctgctgctgctgcatcTTCTAATCTCGCGTAGTCACTAATTTTTTCCTCCTTATGTCTCTCATTCATTGTCGTTGTTTTCTGAATCTGAATGTGTTTATTAATCAAATGACAGAGAATGGCGTAGGAGCAGCGGTTTGCTCGGCACCAAGCAGGTTGTTCCATGGCGTTTGCATCCTGGACAGTAATTGTGCCAAAATATGCGAGAAAGAAGGTTATCTCTCAGGAAATTGCAAGGGATTATTGATGAAATGCATCTGCATAAGAGACTGTGGTGGTGAGGGTGACCCTCCCCAAGGTCCCCCTGATACCAGCCCTCCAGATTCTCCAGACACGCATCACCCGCAGCCTCCTACGATCCCATCTCCTTGTCCTCCGTGTGTCTGTCGTAAGCCCCCGTCTCCTCCACCGCCAACCGGTTGTCCTGATCCCCCATTCATTATCCCTCTTCCTAATCCTCCTCCGACCGGTTGCCCTCATCATCCCATCTTCCCTATTCCTATTCCTCCTTCCGGTTGTCCCAATTCTCCCGTCATCCCTGTCCCTAAACCTCCAACTGCTTGCCCTACTCCTCCCATCATTACCAATATTCCCAATCCTCCTAGCGGTTGTCCTAACCCTCCCTGAAACCCCTAATCCTCACACCCATACTTACTGCTCTGGGTTTTCTCCACTCCTCCAGCAGTGAATGTGTTTAACCAATTGCGATTCTCAATGCGATCAATAAAACGACTTGTGTTAGTGACTGAAACTGAATGCATCTTTTCCTTTGATGTGCTCAACACAAGAATAACACAGGGTGCGGGAGTGGAATTTGAGCCAAGTATAACggcaaaaaagagaaataagtGGGATAAGTACatcttttctaattaaatatactcaCTAATATGATACTGGTCCTCAAACAATTTTGTTGCAATTTAAtactcaaattttaatttttttttcacttttgctcctttcattaattttttcgctaaacttaacaaaaaatttatttaatatgaaaaaaagcatgttttccttttattttgtgatgttttttaagttataattcAATATCCTGAAATAAGTTCAACTCTATAGCACGGCACTTACCCGATACACCTACACAATATTTAGTTTCATGCTttcgaattttttaaaataagataaaatacactcaatatttatttttgtatttttatattttatttgtgtctttttgttttccaattttctatatataatatatatacacttatatatatagtataaaaatgagatgatttgacaataaataataatatttatctcttaaaatacaacattaaacatacaatatttatatatatacatatttaatataaaaatatatatataaaagatatgatttaataataaatagtaatttctatctctcaaattctaatatcaaacctacactattaattttaaaatattttaaattatctcaaaacatTAATCTAAACATACCTTCTATCTTTAACATACacttgattattattattattattttttgtttatctccaaaatacaaaacaaaacgCTTAAAACACATTACCAAACATTATGCTACTTTTCGGTCATTCTTGTTTGTAAAGCGCCGTATATCACATATTAGCCAATGGGGGCCGCGGACCGTTTCGAATCTCGTCCCAAAGTGGACTTTTGTCCCAAGATATAAAAAGTCAGGATTAAAGGAAGCGTATTCTTTGCAATCTCggttacaataatttattcattcaaCAACTGGAAACCGATGACTATAccgataatattaaattatcaatgagaatatacttaaaatacatcataaatatatacattttatcaTATACTAAAACTCTCAAcgttattataaaaatctttgatattatttttaccaCTAAATTACTTCTCATTGATTTGACAAGACACCACCAAATATaaaactctctctctacaAATTATTTGGAATGTGTCGAtggcaatttttcttttcactcCTCGCTCAAATTACATCCACCACAAGAAACCAGTGTCAAATTTGCTTCTACAGGATATAGACAATACTATGGTAAAGGCCAAGGGAGAGAGATGTATCAATGATAATCAGAGAGACAGGACGAGGAATTCACCCACAATAGCATTACTCCTCTTTGCTTTCTGAACCTTAGATgagttaataattataaggaCGAAGTTAAGATGATACTCAGGCCTTCTGTACTTTGCCCGTCTCAATCATgtattcaacaaaatcatcGATCACACATGGCCATGCCCCAGCAGGATCATAGTTTGACAATGAAGTATCTACAGTCTGCATTTATAGAAAAGAAGATAACCACAAAAGGCCAGAAATCAGGTTATATAATCTTGAATTATCCAGACACCGTAAATGGAAATTATGAATGGAACAGCATCCAGCGTCTTCTTTAAACAAGTGGAGAAGAAGGAAAGGCCTAAAAGTTCTTGACCCACCAAAAGTTTAGAAACTTTGCATGACATGAAAGAGATACGAGGGCAAACGGAAGggtaaaaagaaacaaacaagcCTGTGAACAGCCCACGCAAGTTAcatattcaatttcatttcgTCGATTCTTATTTACCGTTGCAAACTCCAAGGTCTGGCTCCATAGGTCTTGGGAGATTGCTTTGTTATGTTTTCCCTGAACCATGAGAATCGCAAGGTGCCTAAATGTTAATAAATGGACTTCATAAAGAAATGCATGAGCAGAAAAAATAACCATTTATCATAAGAAAAACTTTTGTGAATTCATCAACAGATGGTTTATTGATTGGTAGCTTTGAGTTAAAAATCTACCTCAGAAAGCATCCATGAGTCTAGATGAAATGCAACTTTACCATCCGTCACAACCTATAAGGTCTATTTAAGGAGTTCCAAGCATGAAAAATACCAGAGAATAAATGACATGCAAATCTCTCCATATACACTCTCCTGAGTTTGTCACAACCGAGACTGTCAAATTGAGTCCATTTTATGTATTGAAGTATGCCACTAGCAAAGGTGTTTTCTTTTAGTTCTTGCAATGCTTGAGAATGCATATTGCATGCTTGTACAGTATACTCACTAGGCAGGCATAAGCATCTCGAGAGTAGGATCAACAGCCACACAAACTCATCCACCCATAAACAAGCATGAGGATACACATGCATGTGCGCACACATACAACTACCATTACATACTCTCATTGTACAACAAATGGAAATCCAAAAAGCagtttgtttgacctgcaagaACTGGAACCAATCATCAAGTAATGGCCATTTCTTTTGTGCAAATAGCAACTTCCACATCTCAAGTGCTGTATCCAGTGGCAAAACCTTCTGGCCCTGAAATCAAGAGTGAAAAGGTCATCCAATACTTCAGATATATCAGCTTACATAATGGGAGTTACTGGATAATCAATATATAGGTTGATGTCAAACAACCTTGATGAAGCAGAAGTTTCGGTTGGTTGCAAGTATAATTgatgaggaaaaatgaaaaaaaaggcTAGACTTTATTATTAACAACCATGAGGTAATTTCAAGAGAAGACTTAGATTTTTCTCAACTGTTGAATGCAAATAGTAACAGAACTCCGCTGTATTTCTTTTCCTAGGTGATAAAACTTAAACATGGTTTTCTGCCCTCGTCTGCAGGCTGGTAGGATGCAGCATTTTGGCGGATGTTCAACATTTAGTTTTCCTAATTTCTTGGcagaaaatattagtaaacGATGTGGTGAGATCTTCTACAACTTTACTTCTCATGGAGACCACAAATAGCTTTGAGTTAACATGGACAAATTCAACCAAGAAAAAGCATTAATGCATGGAACAAGCCAAGCTACCTTGTCTTTGCACCAGTCAAATGCAAAGTTGTAGATCTGCCGGAACTTATCTGGACAAAATAATAAGCATAAGTTAGCAACAGGAAAACAGATGTTATTTGATGAGATCACACATATTGAAATCTTCCCTGGGTCACTAattcttcaataaaattatgcatCAGAACAAATTCttccttgaaaatttattcttttcgtAAATGTTTcttcagaaacaaaaaatgaggaacttgagaaagaaaatgacaGAAGATCATTGACACTCAATCTATTAATGAAGCAAAAAGGTCCTGGGTGGGAGACGGAAATATCGCAAGGATGAGTATCCTGAGAAAGTGAATAACTTATTTGACTAGTAACGGCTTTTCACCATCACATACGTGAATCTTCCAGTTCGCTACGCATAAAcggtattttttcttttaactgcTCCACTGTCTCTATCCTGCCATCATAGATGTAAGCTTGAATAAAATCCTAAGATAAAATTTCAATCGATTTCAACCTAATAAGAGAATAAAAGAAGTTCATAAGGCTTCAGATGTACTTACCCAAGAGATTCAAATCCATCAACAAGCTCTTGCTTCGAGAATTGACACATGGTAGATGCCTTCATATGCCATGCTAGCACCAACTAGAAAACATTGGAAATAAAAGTAAGCTAAAAACTAACACTCAAACAACCTCTCTTTTCCATACAgaataattaagtattatcATTCTTTTAGTGTCACTCATGTCATGGTTTACAAGAAACCAAactatatttgaataattcgTTCAACATATAGTGTTTCATGATAATAACCCCGAGCATTTTTCGTGGTAAGAAATTTCAGATGCAACTTACCATGACAATATCTTGAGGATCAACCTGCCAAAGGAAACGAGTGCCTGCATGTTACTCTCtatattcaattaaagagATACAAAAAAGATAGTTAAGGATTTAAAATATAGGCCTCCACTTCAATGAGAGACAAGTAAATTCATCAGCTAAGCTTGACTATCCTCTCCAAACATAGATTATAGACTGGTCGGCACTGACATGTAATTGCAAAATCTACCTGAATGTTGTCACACAGGCGAGTGATTCCATCAGCCAAAATTAAGTCAACGGAGTCATCTGTGAAGTTTAAAAGCCTTTAGCAAGATTCTTTGCTCAAAAAACAAGCATGTAGCTAGAAAAATAATCCAGACAACCAATTGATCTGTAGCGTGAGATGTTTTTGCAACAGTAAAAGGAGCTGGAGAATGAATAAGAGCAAAACTTCACATGTCCCAGGCATAACAAAAGTAAATAGCAAGGTCAAAATTAAACACAAAGCTGCTCCCATTTCTAGTTGAAATCTACCTTCAAGAGAGAGCTGAAAAGTGACGATGCATTCGAACGAAGTTAAAGCAAAATAGTATATGTTCTTCAGGCACATAACAAATTTCCaacttaaaacacaaaaatttgcCTTGGTAGGTTTCATAGACCGCGTCGTATTTCTTCTGACGTTCTAGTGACTTTGGCATGCGTAGCCGGGGATTGGCAAAAAGTACGTCGCAAGCTTCTTCAAGGTTCCAATTAGCAATGCTCAGACAGTGCGTAGCAAGATCTTCACTGGATCCAAAATAAAGAACAAGTAGTCTATAATTGACAGTGACCATGATGATAAGATGCATAAGTAAATAATGCTTTCAGATAGGTAGAATTAATTGAACCATGGAAATATGatatgctaaattttgatttaaacgAACACAAAATTGAACTTCCGTGATTTTATCATAAGCCAGTATACCACCTCAAAGGTACTACCATAAAAGGCAAGCGATCCTCCAGTAAATGCACAACTACGTCCACAGTAaagcaaacaacaaaaagttaCACCTTACTGCAGTTTTAAGTTTCCTGGAAGCAAGCATGAGAATAGAACATCCTAGAGCCAGCTACCGAAGCACTAATTGACGATCCACATGAAGAAGAGTACATTACAAAGAGGAGCCTCTCTATTTAGCAagaacaaaacacaaaattttcGGACGGATAATTGAGTATTTAAGATACCACGTCCTAGTAACATCCATGAATCGCTCCAAGTTCTCACGCTGATCTTCAGTCAAAATATCCTGCCATGCAAAAACACCGCGTTCATAATCAATTCCAGATCATCAAAACACGAAATCGGGTCTTCACAAAAACACCAGTGGAGAAGACCAACTGAAAGTAACAACTATTAACTTGTCACTGCAGACAACCACTCCGACCACATCTACTCCAACATCAACAATAACCAAAATGCTGCTCGTAACAATACCACCATTAGCAAAACATAATCGATAACATCATCCAGAAGCATATTAACCACTAACCATATCGATAAGTGCTCAGAAACTACAATCATCAAATGTGATCCAATTATTCGGAGATTGCGCACAAAAATCACAATACAGCGGAACTAGATTTCCGATTGATAGCCATGATCTCTCGCTCTATGTCACCCACAATGCTTATACCTAACTTGTTGCCTTTTGGTCTCCATGTATTCGCTCCACCGCGCTCTTATTCTTCGATCAGTTACATTTTTATGGCTTAGCAGAGGCACCGGATGCTCCCGCCCACAGGAGCACGTGAAAGAGCGAGAAAAATCTTTGTTGATGACGTTGCTCAGTTTTCTAATTACTTTCATGCCCTCAACCCAGATTGAAGTTACAAATCACCCTCAAATCTGGGCTGGATCACATCAAATCAAACAGCCCATATTCAGCCCACATCTCATGCCCAAATAGCAATCATATGGGTCAAACTCAAATTTGACTTACAATTCGGATTCGGTTTTCTCTCCCTTCTCCAACAGATAGACTCCCTACAGagttgaaaaacataaaaaaataaaatggatttTGTTCGCAATCACTTTCACCAATCTTTATCATAACTACATATATTGATAACCTCAAACTACAAAATCCTTTATTAGATAACCCGCTTTTAACGTAATCATAAGAACCAATTTCGCCATATCTTTAGaggataattttaatttaaatcaaatttgattccatcttaactaattatataataaatatactcaCAGTATAATTGGTGTATagtatagtaaaataaattaatcatacatcaaatatattatatttattttataattaatttaattcgagTAAAAATGTTTATCTCGAGATAAGGTTCTTATCCTCCATGGGGTACGCCACTGCGATGTTAAAATTTCGTGAACAAATTAGAATGCACCTCCTCCACAATAATAGGGCTTCCNNNNNNNNNNNNNNNNNNNNNNNNNNNNNNNNNNNNNNNNNNNNNNAAATTTTGTgggtccccccccccccccccccctccttGTCACCTTCATGCATCAAGAAATTGACATGTTCCCTTTTTCGGGCTATTGGGACCTGACTTTAGTGCATTATCACGTAAAGAAACGTTAGGTTTTACTCTAGTTGGAAAATGTATAAGTATTaggataatataaaatatatctgaggatttttaaattatcagaTTTGATactcaaaaattttaattttcatccgCCTGAGTATCCTCCATTAAGTAATCAATGGACCGTCAATTTAACGAAGGTCACTCAAGcggatgaaaattaaaaacttttaatGACTTGAAAACTTGAGATattgaaattggaaaagaagtatattttaaatataaaaagtgaaataatCCCTTTAAGAAACCGACTCCATCTTTCACTAACTATGCCCAACTAGTggaatatttctttttgttaaagaaTTGGATGTGGATTTGACTGCGGATCCTTGTTGGAAccattttctctttgtttttggGCAGTGTTTGTTAGAATATTGTTGTTGACACGACATTCCATTTCTCAAATTCCGTCCTTGTACCTGTCCTCCCATTCTTTCGTCAATAACAtggtattttttaatcatcactattattagatatttgtAGAAAATTTTACACTATTTACTTGCATgtagtatatttaattacaatctTTCTCACAGCGGACCGtacacaaattaaattttactgGGTGcgtgttaaaaaataaaaaatcatatacaCGCGATATAATTCGAGAAAACTATTATTGTATCTCGAACATATAAATATCAGACAATAAATGTCTCCAATTGATCGAAAGactataattttctttcttatgaGCAAAGGATGCTGCTAAGTTACCAACCCATTGTTGTACGCCTCAATCTTTGTGCAGTAGTATCTTAGGCAAACAAACCTCTGTGTATTTATTGCTCCATAAATTCGGGGAATATACTGCTGGTGTGCATACAAGTACAAATTATGACAACACCACCCCAAGTGCCAACTTGTTCTATGTGTCTTGCAACAGAAAATCCGTCAACTTTGTTCATTTCTCGACGATGAAACAGCAATCAGTATTTGTGGTTGGCATTTCCGATGTTTTGAGTTGAGAGTCTTGAGAGCAATATAGACCAGTTCCTTTTAGGCTTACAAACGCCACATATTTCACACCCGGCTAGGTGTGATTGACTGTCAAAATACGGATTTAGTGCAcaccaaaaattatttattttaaaaaatataaagagataaattgttgtatttaaaaaaatataataaactgttaattttatatatatatatatatatataggaaagtaatttacagattaataatatcacatggagttaaattatattttttctggcAAAATATTATCGATCGTGACGCTTAATTTATGAGAACATACATTTGCTGATATGTCTATTTTTTCCACACATAAGTCACCGTACCATAATaaattgacaagaaaaaagaaaatagcatATGGCTAGTCAAAAGTGACATGACAAGCTTCACATAATTGAGAATTGGTAGATTAacaaatagaattaaaagaaaaatagtcttttattttaattaaaaaaaagtgtttgttaaaatttgaagtgtgACGAACAGAGTACATTTATGGTAGTAAATTAgagaataaaaagaagaaaaactaaGTTTTATTCATCTTAAAACTCAAGTACTTTATTCATCTGAACCCTctctttctaaaattacagagatgtgaaactatatataaaaaatagagttatagctaaagaagaaaactaacttACTTTGAACTCTATTTGACAACAgactcaacaaaaattaaatactgaaatactaataaaaaacaaatactgAGAACAAAAGAATAAGTACAAGCAGAACTTTCGACAGTGTTTCTCGTGGTAATGACTTTAGGTGCATTAACAATTAAGAAGGTAAAT
This genomic window from Sesamum indicum cultivar Zhongzhi No. 13 linkage group LG12, S_indicum_v1.0, whole genome shotgun sequence contains:
- the LOC105175103 gene encoding extensin-like → MGWLFPLPRNTSKYVVKEKNTYLGMPRLPSAKMLPAAALLLLLHLLISQNGVGAAVCSAPSRLFHGVCILDSNCAKICEKEGYLSGNCKGLLMKCICIRDCGGEGDPPQGPPDTSPPDSPDTHHPQPPTIPSPCPPCVCRKPPSPPPPTGCPDPPFIIPLPNPPPTGCPHHPIFPIPIPPSGCPNSPVIPVPKPPTACPTPPIITNIPNPPSGCPNPP
- the LOC105175104 gene encoding DCN1-like protein 1 isoform X2, with the protein product MDILTEDQRENLERFMDVTRTCEDLATHCLSIANWNLEEACDVLFANPRLRMPKSLERQKKYDAVYETYQDDSVDLILADGITRLCDNIQVDPQDIVMLVLAWHMKASTMCQFSKQELVDGFESLGIETVEQLKEKIPFMRSELEDSHKFRQIYNFAFDWCKDKGQKVLPLDTALEMWKLLFAQKKWPLLDDWFQFLQGKHNKAISQDLWSQTLEFATTVDTSLSNYDPAGAWPCVIDDFVEYMIETGKVQKA
- the LOC105175104 gene encoding DCN1-like protein 1 isoform X3, which gives rise to MDVTRTCEDLATHCLSIANWNLEEACDVLFANPRLRMPKSLERQKKYDAVYETYQDDSVDLILADGITRLCDNIQVDPQDIVMLVLAWHMKASTMCQFSKQELVDGFESLGIETVEQLKEKIPFMRSELEDSHKFRQIYNFAFDWCKDKGQKVLPLDTALEMWKLLFAQKKWPLLDDWFQFLQGKHNKAISQDLWSQTLEFATVNKNRRNEIEYVTCVGCSQACLFLFTLPFALVSLSCHAKFLNFWWVKNF
- the LOC105175104 gene encoding DCN1-like protein 1 isoform X1, translating into MDILTEDQRENLERFMDVTRTCEDLATHCLSIANWNLEEACDVLFANPRLRMPKSLERQKKYDAVYETYQDDSVDLILADGITRLCDNIQVDPQDIVMLVLAWHMKASTMCQFSKQELVDGFESLGIETVEQLKEKIPFMRSELEDSHKFRQIYNFAFDWCKDKGQKVLPLDTALEMWKLLFAQKKWPLLDDWFQFLQGKHNKAISQDLWSQTLEFATVNKNRRNEIEYVTCVGCSQACLFLFTLPFALVSLSCHAKFLNFWWVKNF